From a region of the Sesamum indicum cultivar Zhongzhi No. 13 linkage group LG3, S_indicum_v1.0, whole genome shotgun sequence genome:
- the LOC110011700 gene encoding uncharacterized protein LOC110011700, producing the protein MGEARFFLGLEICRSKDGIVLSQTKYTNDIISDVGLSQAKAANTPLPAGIKLSNNEEEQMQNPQAYRKLLGRLLYLGFTRPDICHGTQQLSQYMQHPNKSHWDAALHLVKYLKGTANRGLLFNADNDFQLQAFCDADWASCKHTRRQVIASLLEKH; encoded by the coding sequence ATGGGGGAAGCCagattttttcttggtttAGAAATATGCAGGTCAAAAGATGGGATTGTGCTATCTCAAACTAAATACACAAATGACATCATCTCTGATGTGGGATTATCTCAAGCAAAGGCTGCAAACACCCCTCTCCCAGCAGGGATTAAACTGAGCAACAATGAAGAGGAGCAAATGCAAAATCCACAGGCCTACAGAAAACTGTTAGGAAGACTGTTGTACTTGGGGTTCACAAGACCTGATATATGCCATGGAACTCAGCAACTAAGCCAATATATGCAGCATCCAAATAAGTCACATTGGGATGCAGCTTTGCATctagttaaatatttaaaggGTACAGCTAACAGAGGTCTTTTGTTTAATGCAGATAATGATTTTCAGTTGCAAGCCTTTTGTGACGCTGATTGGGCAAGTTGTAAGCACACAAGAAGACAGGTTATTGCATCTTTATTGGAAAAGCATTAA